Within the Leptospira licerasiae serovar Varillal str. VAR 010 genome, the region ATTGAGAGCAGATCACCTAACTTCCATCATTTTTGACCTAAGCGATGCTTTGGGGGAAAAAGTTGCTTTCTATCTTTTAGGAAGAAGTAAAGATTCCGAAGCCGATATCTACGATCTGATGCTTTCTTATCACAAAACGATAGAAGATCTGCTCGGCTGCCCGGAAGGCGGATTGGATTATTTTAGCAGAGAAGATTGGAGCGAACTCGCTCAGCTTTTCAAAGGTGGTGCGGTTTCTACTCCAAGCTTGGAACCTTTGCCATTGGTTGCGAACGCAGGTTAAGTGAACAGCCTGCCCCTAGGACAAATATATGCTACTTTATGCATTAGTTCCTACACTCCCCAGATTGGATTCCAATTCTAATCCGGACGTGGAGGACTATTTAGAAAAAACTCCTTCCGTTAGGAGTGAAAAATTAAAGGATTTGGTGGATTCGATCCGGGAAGAATTTTCCGATCTAAGAGAAAGTCTGAAATATGGTATGCCTACTTTCGAAAGGAATGGGCGATGGGTCGCATTCTCGAACCATAAAAGCCATCTTTCCATCTATTTCTGTGAAGAATCTTTTGTAAGGGCATTTCGTGCCAAGTTTCCAAAATCGGAAAGCGGCAAGAATTATGTGTCGATCAAGGATAAGGAGAAGTTCCCTTCTTCTTATTTGAAAACCTTACTCAAAAAGACCTTACACTAAGGAAAAGATACTACTCTAGCTACCTTGTTATAAAACTGATCTTTAAGTTTTAAGGCCCTGGAACAACACTCTGGGGCCTTTTTTATAATATTCCCACTTGATTACAAGGTCAGTACGACTTGACCTCACCCTCCGACGGAAAATTCTATCCGAACGAAGGCTATGAAGAAACAAATCAGCGACCGTTACGAACCTACCAGTGTAGAACCGAAATGGATCTCTCTCTGGGAGAAGGAAAAAAGTTTTGAGCCCAACCTCAAAGCAGGGGAATCTTTTACCATCGTTCTTCCTCCTCCTAACGTGACCGGAAGCCTTCATATCGGTCACGCACTCAATCATACTATCCAAGACATTCTGATCCGTATTGAACGTAAAAAGGGTAAATCCGCTCTTTGGGTACCGGGAACGGACCACGCAGGGATCGCAACCCAAGTAGTCGTAGAAAGAGAACTTGCCAAAGAAGGCAAAAAGAGAACCGACTTCACTAGAGAAGAATTCGAAAAAAAAGTTTGGGAATGGAAGGAACACTCCGGTGGAATGATCCAAAACCAGCAAAGACTTTTGGGCGAATCGGTAGATTGGTCTCGTTCCAGATTCACTATGGACGAAGGATTGTCCAAAGCTGTATTTAAAGTTTTCAAAACATTATACGACGAAGGTTTGATATACAGAGGAGAAAGGATCATCAACTGGTGTCCCAAAACTCTAACCGCCATCTCGGACCTAGAAGTAGAGCATAGAGAAGTAAAAGGAAAACTTTATCATTTACGTTATCCTATCGTTGGTCAGCCCGGAAAATACGTTATCGTTGCCACTACAAGACCGGAAACTATGTTCGGGGACGTTGCAGTTGCGGCTCATCCTGACGACGAAAGATATAAATCCCTAAAAGGCGCGGAGTTGGAACTCCCACTTACCGATAGAAAGATCCCGCTCTTATTCGATTCTTTCGTGGATAAAGAATTCGGATCCGGCTTGGTAAAGATCACTCCTGCTCACGACCCGAACGACTTTGAAGCGGGACAAAGATTAGGTCTTAAACCTTTATTAGTGATGAATCCTAATGCTACTCTGAATGAGAATGCGGGAAAATACGCAGGATTAGAAAGATTCGTAGCTCGTAAAAAAGTGATCGATGATCTGCAAGCCCTGGGCCTCGTCGAAAAGATAGAAGAACACACTCATTCCATCGGCCATAACTCCAGAGGTGGAGAAATTATAGAACCATACTTATCCACCCAATGGTTCTGTAAGATGAAACCTTTAGCCGAACTTGCCATCCAAGCTGTCCAGTCCGGAGAGACCGAATTTGTTCCTAAACTTTGGGAAAAAACTTTTTACGAGTGGATGAACAATATTAGAGATTGGTGTATCTCTCGCCAATTATGGTGGGGACATCGTATCCCTGCATATCATTGCAAAAATTGTAAACATATAGAAGTTTCAGAAACCAAAGTTAATAACTGTCCTAAATGTAATTCTACCGAAGTGGAACAGGACACAGACGTTTTAGATACTTGGTTCTCTTCTCAGCTTTGGCCATTCTCCACTCTAGGCTGGCCGGAGAACACGGAAGATCTGAAAAAATTCTATCCTACTTCAGTACTCGTAACCGGATTCGATATCATATTCTTTTGGGTAGCCAGAATGATCATGATGGGAAAGAAATTCTTAGGCAAGGCTCCTTTCCAAAAAGTGATCATCCACGGATTAGTTAGGGATAAGGAAGGCAAGAAGTTCTCCAAGTCTATAGGAAACGTTATCGATCCTTTGGACATGATGAATAAATATGGAACGGATTCTTTCCGCTTCTTCCTGGCTGCTACTTTACCTGAAGCAAAAGACGTCCTATTTGACGAAAGCAGATTGGACGGTTATCGTTCTTTCTGCAATAAGATCTGGAACTCCAGTCGTTTTATCTTAATGAATTTGGATACAGATTGGAAGCTGGAAGATCTGGAATCTAAATACGGTTCCAAGTTAGAGCCGATGGATAAATGGATCCTTCACAGATTCAACGAAACTCTTGCAAATTACGAAAAAGCATATTCCAAATTCCTGTTTTTCGAAATGGCTTCCCAGATTTACGATTTTGTTTGGGGAGATTTCTGCGATTGGTATATCGAACTAGTTAAGCCTAGAATTTATGGAAAACTGGGAGAAGAGTCCAAAGAGATCGCAAAACAAGTACTTGCAAGTATTCTAATCAAAGCTTTAGGACTTCTTCATCCTTTTATGCCTTTCTTAACCGAGGAAATTTACGAAGTATTCAGCGAAGGGGAATTTTTGATCCAAACTCCTTTTCCAACTTCTTATAATGTTTCTGCCGACGATGAAGGCGTTCAAAAGACGATCATTCTTCAAGATGTAGTGACCCAGATCCGTGTTCAAAGAGCGGAGAATGGAGTCCCTTTGGATAAAAAATGTAAGGTGATCCTAAAATCTTCGGAGCCTTTAGTTGTTTCTGCGGTAAAAGACTTTGAGTTTTCTATCTTACAATTAGCTCGTTTAGAAAGTATAGAAGTGAATGCAAACTATGCGGGAGAAAAAACCGACTCCGTCGGTGCGTTCCGTTTTGGAGAGGTAATTCTTCCTTTAGCGGGGATGATAGACTTCGAAAAAGAAAGAGCACGTATAGACAAAGAATTACAAAAGCTGATCCAAGAAGAAGAAAAGCTAGCTTCCAAATTAGGAAACGAGAATTTCATCGCAAAAGCGAATCCGGACGTAATCGAAAAAGAAAAAGAAAAGCTCAAAACTGTCCGTGATAAAAAAGAAGTTCTCCAAAAAGGTTTGGAAAAACTAGGTTAATTTTTTCGGACTTTAAACCGCGGTGAAATATTATGTCTAAGATCCTTTTAATCGGCTCCGGAGGTCGAGAAAGCGCTATCGCTTATAAACTCCGCCAGTCACCTAAACTCGGCCAACTCCATGTTTTTCCGGGTAACGGAGGCTTTCCTGATTCCGAAGTTTTAGCCCCGAATTCTTTCGACCTAAAGGACAAATCATCCGTCCAGAGCTTCATTCAGAAAAATGAATATGATTTAGTCGTAGTCGGCCCCGAGGATCCGTTAGTTGATGGGATCGGCGACTGGTTAGCAGAGATAGGAGTCCCTGTTTTCGGACCTTCCGCCTACTGCGCCCAAATAGAAGGTTCCAAAGAATTTGCAAAGTCCTTAATGATAGAAGCGGGAGTTCCTACCGCGAAATATGCTTCTTTCGAGAATTATGAATCGGCATATGCTTACGTTCAAAAGGAAGGAGCTCCTATCGTAATCAAGGCAGACGGTCTTGCCGCAGGCAAAGGTGTGACCGTTTGTAGCGAACTTTCACAAGCGGAACTGGCACTAAAAGAGATCTTTTTAGATAATAAATTCGGAAAAAGCGGATCGAAAGTTGTTATAGAAGAGTTCATGGACGGACAAGAAGCTTCTATCTTTGCGATCAGCGACGGAAATACTTATTTTACTCTTCCTGCAGCTCAAGATCACAAAAGAGCGTATGACGGAGACCGTGGACCTAACACGGGCGGAATGGGAGCCTACTGTCCCGCTCCGATTGTCACAAAAGAAACATTAGAAAAAGTGAATACTTTAGTGTTCCAACCCGTATTCGAGATCTTCCGAAAGAAGGGAAACCCGTATAAGGGTCTCCTATATGCCGGATTAATGATAGATACGAAAGGAAATCCTAGAGTAGTAGAGTTTAATTGTAGATTCGGTGACCCTGAGACACAATGCGTGCTACCCATGTTAGAAGGCGACTTGTTGGAAATTTTCCAAGCTTCTGCCAAAGGGGCACTCGGCGATGTAAAAATAAGTTTGAGACCCGGAGCATCCACCGTAGTCGTTTTGGCCGCGGAAGGTTACCCCGATTCTTATGAAAAGAATATTCCTTTAAATTTACCTGAAACGAATAGTAAAGATCTGGTAGTTTTTCATGCAGGCACTTCAAAAAAGGATGGAAACTTAATATCGACAGGTGGAAGAATTCTAGGAATCTCTTCTTACGGTAAGGACTTAAAAGAATCTGTGGATAAGGTTTATTCTTATCTAAGCGGTTTTAAAATTCCCAAAACCTTCTTCCGTAAAGATATCGCGAGTAAAGCTCTTTAATTTTATGCCGTTTCTAGTTTCCGGAAATATCGATTTAGTCGAAAGGTCCAACCTTCGCAAATTAGAAAAACATTTAGGGATTATTTTATCTCCTCACCAATATCCGTTAGAGCAGTATAATTTAATTCGTGCTTCCTTAAAACAAAAACTGGATTCGGATACTCTGATTCGTTCCATGACTCGCAGAGAACTATTATCTTTTATTTATATACTAACTCAATTCGGCGACGTGGTCCAAAAAGAAACTCCTGACGAATATTTGGATGTAGAGAATGTTCCGATAGTAATCGAATGGCAGGCCGGTCATTATATGATCCCATATGAAGTTTTGGATTTTCTGGCACAATCAAGGGTATTCCGAAACCAAAATTACTTATTCGCATTGATCCCCGCTCTTCCAAGTAAAGAGAAGAAGGCTTGGTTAGAATGGATCGGAGCAGGTTATGGCAGGACCTTCCCACGCGAGATCAATCACGAACTATATTTCCAATGCAGACATCTGCAAAAACCTTTCCAAGGTAAAAGTTTGGTTCAAGAGGAATCCATTCGATTGGAGCAACTCTGGGCCCCAGGCAAGAACGAGACGGTAGATTGGTTCTATAAAGGGATCATGCCTTTCTACTCTTCCATGAAGGAACTACAACGTTCCGAAAGAGACCCATTCCTACTGCATGTTTTGGACCTGATCCGCTCCGGAAAACTTGTCCTAAAACGACTCCCGGAAGAATTTGGCAGAAAGGAAGAATACCAACTTGTCTCCACGGTAGAAGGAAACACTCCTCAACTCAGAGACACAGTATTTAGCTGGGAAGAAGCCAGAGAAGAAAGCGAAGATTTCCTCTTTCGATAACTACTCTTTCCTTTACAAGACGACCTCGGGTAGCACCCGGAAAATTGCTAATTAGACTAATATTATAATATTTTATTGGACCGAAATGGAAGTTAAGAACGCCAAGGAACTGAAGCGCCTTTCTAAAGAACTTCAAGAGAATTTTTTAAA harbors:
- a CDS encoding iron chaperone; amino-acid sequence: MLLYALVPTLPRLDSNSNPDVEDYLEKTPSVRSEKLKDLVDSIREEFSDLRESLKYGMPTFERNGRWVAFSNHKSHLSIYFCEESFVRAFRAKFPKSESGKNYVSIKDKEKFPSSYLKTLLKKTLH
- a CDS encoding valine--tRNA ligase; translation: MKKQISDRYEPTSVEPKWISLWEKEKSFEPNLKAGESFTIVLPPPNVTGSLHIGHALNHTIQDILIRIERKKGKSALWVPGTDHAGIATQVVVERELAKEGKKRTDFTREEFEKKVWEWKEHSGGMIQNQQRLLGESVDWSRSRFTMDEGLSKAVFKVFKTLYDEGLIYRGERIINWCPKTLTAISDLEVEHREVKGKLYHLRYPIVGQPGKYVIVATTRPETMFGDVAVAAHPDDERYKSLKGAELELPLTDRKIPLLFDSFVDKEFGSGLVKITPAHDPNDFEAGQRLGLKPLLVMNPNATLNENAGKYAGLERFVARKKVIDDLQALGLVEKIEEHTHSIGHNSRGGEIIEPYLSTQWFCKMKPLAELAIQAVQSGETEFVPKLWEKTFYEWMNNIRDWCISRQLWWGHRIPAYHCKNCKHIEVSETKVNNCPKCNSTEVEQDTDVLDTWFSSQLWPFSTLGWPENTEDLKKFYPTSVLVTGFDIIFFWVARMIMMGKKFLGKAPFQKVIIHGLVRDKEGKKFSKSIGNVIDPLDMMNKYGTDSFRFFLAATLPEAKDVLFDESRLDGYRSFCNKIWNSSRFILMNLDTDWKLEDLESKYGSKLEPMDKWILHRFNETLANYEKAYSKFLFFEMASQIYDFVWGDFCDWYIELVKPRIYGKLGEESKEIAKQVLASILIKALGLLHPFMPFLTEEIYEVFSEGEFLIQTPFPTSYNVSADDEGVQKTIILQDVVTQIRVQRAENGVPLDKKCKVILKSSEPLVVSAVKDFEFSILQLARLESIEVNANYAGEKTDSVGAFRFGEVILPLAGMIDFEKERARIDKELQKLIQEEEKLASKLGNENFIAKANPDVIEKEKEKLKTVRDKKEVLQKGLEKLG
- the purD gene encoding phosphoribosylamine--glycine ligase, which translates into the protein MSKILLIGSGGRESAIAYKLRQSPKLGQLHVFPGNGGFPDSEVLAPNSFDLKDKSSVQSFIQKNEYDLVVVGPEDPLVDGIGDWLAEIGVPVFGPSAYCAQIEGSKEFAKSLMIEAGVPTAKYASFENYESAYAYVQKEGAPIVIKADGLAAGKGVTVCSELSQAELALKEIFLDNKFGKSGSKVVIEEFMDGQEASIFAISDGNTYFTLPAAQDHKRAYDGDRGPNTGGMGAYCPAPIVTKETLEKVNTLVFQPVFEIFRKKGNPYKGLLYAGLMIDTKGNPRVVEFNCRFGDPETQCVLPMLEGDLLEIFQASAKGALGDVKISLRPGASTVVVLAAEGYPDSYEKNIPLNLPETNSKDLVVFHAGTSKKDGNLISTGGRILGISSYGKDLKESVDKVYSYLSGFKIPKTFFRKDIASKAL